Proteins encoded within one genomic window of Halorussus salilacus:
- the lysX gene encoding lysine biosynthesis protein LysX yields the protein MRVGLLYSRIRRDEKLLLSELRDRGHEVLKVDVRDQQFGLDDAPEDLADCDVVVDRCLATSRSLYATKFCEAYGVPVVNSAETAETCADKVKNSLALSQAGVPTPATDVAFTKESAMESIETFGYPCVLKPVVGSWGRLMAKIDSKSAAEAILEHKATLGHYEHKVFYVQEFVDKPGRDIRVVATDGEPVAAMVRSSDHWLTNAAKGAETEAFELDAEAETLVKQASDAVGGGLLGVDLMETGDSYTVHEVNHTVEFKALNDAVETDVPAEVVDWLEAKAGAKQEVVV from the coding sequence TTGCGCGTCGGATTACTCTACTCCCGGATTCGGAGGGACGAGAAGCTCCTCCTCTCGGAGCTACGCGACCGCGGCCACGAGGTCCTCAAGGTGGACGTGCGCGACCAGCAGTTCGGGCTGGACGACGCCCCCGAGGACCTCGCCGACTGCGACGTGGTGGTCGACCGGTGTCTCGCCACGAGCAGGAGCCTCTACGCGACGAAGTTCTGCGAGGCGTACGGCGTCCCGGTCGTCAACTCGGCCGAGACCGCCGAGACCTGCGCCGACAAGGTGAAGAACAGCCTCGCGCTCTCGCAGGCTGGCGTGCCCACGCCCGCGACCGACGTGGCGTTCACCAAGGAGTCGGCGATGGAGAGCATCGAGACGTTCGGCTACCCCTGCGTCCTCAAGCCCGTGGTCGGGTCGTGGGGTCGCCTGATGGCGAAGATCGACTCGAAGAGCGCCGCGGAGGCGATTCTGGAGCACAAGGCCACGCTCGGCCACTACGAGCACAAGGTGTTCTACGTTCAGGAGTTCGTGGACAAGCCCGGCCGCGACATCAGGGTCGTTGCGACCGACGGCGAACCCGTCGCCGCGATGGTGCGGTCGTCGGACCACTGGCTCACGAACGCCGCGAAGGGTGCCGAGACGGAGGCGTTCGAACTCGACGCCGAGGCCGAGACGCTGGTGAAGCAAGCGAGCGACGCGGTCGGCGGCGGTCTGCTCGGCGTCGATTTGATGGAGACCGGGGACTCGTACACGGTCCACGAGGTCAACCACACGGTCGAGTTCAAGGCGCTGAACGACGCGGTCGAGACCGACGTGCCCGCGGAAGTGGTCGACTGGCTGGAAGCGAAGGCGGGCGCGAAGCAGGAGGTGGTGGTCTGA
- a CDS encoding tRNA(Ile)(2)-agmatinylcytidine synthase produces the protein MTVIGVDDTDSRERGMCTTYLAARIAERVRESASVERLLLVRLNPAVEHKTRGNAALAVHTDADPEVAFELAREEVARAAETDDPRTSPGLVVAPGDPDAVPEAVADFAREAVRDHHAIADAEELLANAGYRADGWKEGRGKIGALAAVGAWRAFGGDRGEWTYECITYRERDRWGTPREVDADSVFAAANDAYPVVWDTVDRETGELVCVPHTPGPILHGIRGDDPDAVGRVAAAIESEPVERRALFVTNQGTDAHIRDAESVGAVEDGRSYRVSGAVATAPETRRGGHVFFDLADPESGAEIGCAAFEPTKRFRDRVRDLRPGDRITACGEVAAGTLKLEKFALRDPNRTELVTPDCPECGRSMESAGAGQGYRCRDCATTAPGKVEREVPRELEPGWYEVPPEARRHVAKPLVRGGFDAPTHPEK, from the coding sequence GTGACCGTCATCGGCGTGGACGACACCGATTCCCGCGAACGCGGGATGTGCACGACCTACCTCGCGGCCCGAATCGCCGAGCGCGTTCGCGAGTCGGCGAGCGTCGAGCGACTGCTCCTCGTCCGACTCAACCCCGCGGTCGAGCACAAGACCCGCGGGAACGCCGCGCTCGCGGTCCACACCGACGCCGACCCCGAGGTCGCCTTCGAACTCGCCCGCGAGGAGGTGGCGCGGGCGGCCGAGACCGACGACCCCCGGACGAGTCCGGGGCTGGTCGTCGCGCCGGGCGACCCGGATGCGGTTCCGGAAGCGGTCGCCGACTTCGCCCGCGAGGCGGTCCGGGACCACCACGCAATCGCCGACGCCGAGGAACTGCTCGCGAACGCGGGCTACCGCGCCGACGGATGGAAAGAGGGCCGCGGGAAGATCGGGGCCCTGGCGGCGGTCGGCGCGTGGCGAGCGTTCGGCGGCGACCGGGGCGAGTGGACCTACGAGTGCATCACGTACCGCGAGCGCGACCGGTGGGGGACCCCGCGGGAGGTGGACGCCGACTCGGTCTTCGCGGCCGCGAACGACGCCTACCCCGTGGTGTGGGACACCGTGGACCGCGAGACGGGCGAACTGGTCTGTGTCCCCCACACGCCGGGACCCATCCTCCACGGCATCCGGGGCGACGACCCCGACGCCGTCGGCCGGGTCGCGGCGGCCATCGAGAGCGAACCGGTCGAGCGCCGCGCGCTGTTCGTGACGAATCAGGGCACCGACGCCCACATCCGGGACGCCGAGAGCGTCGGAGCGGTCGAGGACGGCCGGAGCTATCGGGTCTCGGGCGCGGTCGCGACCGCGCCCGAGACCCGCCGGGGCGGCCACGTCTTCTTCGACCTCGCCGACCCCGAATCGGGTGCCGAAATCGGGTGCGCCGCCTTCGAACCCACCAAGCGGTTCCGCGACCGCGTGCGGGACCTCCGCCCCGGCGACCGCATCACCGCCTGCGGGGAGGTCGCGGCGGGGACCCTGAAGCTCGAGAAGTTCGCACTCCGGGACCCGAACCGGACCGAACTCGTCACCCCCGACTGCCCGGAGTGCGGCCGGTCGATGGAGAGCGCGGGGGCCGGACAGGGCTACCGGTGTCGGGACTGCGCGACGACCGCGCCGGGGAAGGTCGAGCGCGAGGTCCCCCGGGAACTCGAACCAGGGTGGTACGAGGTGCCGCCGGAAGCGCGCAGGCACGTCGCCAAGCCGCTGGTCCGGGGCGGGTTCGACGCGCCGACTCACCCCGAGAAGTGA
- a CDS encoding argininosuccinate synthase — MTGTSKVALAFSGGLDTTVCVPLLEEEYDYDEVIGVTVDVGQPAEEFAEAEETAEALDLDHYVVDAKAEFAEQCLDSVAANATYQGYPLGTALARPVIADAILEVAEDEDCGGIAHGCTGKGNDQLRFEAVWRDSDLEVIAPVRELGLTREWEMEYAAEKDLPVEGGNEGDWSIDTNLWSRSVEGAKLEDPGYVPPEDIYEWTETPGGKGVETVEIAFEEGKPVAVDGEELPPVQLIEYLNDLAGSHGVGRTDMMEDRMLGLKVRENYEHPAATTLLNAHEALEGLVLTKEERDFKAQVDDQWAQKAYEGLLSAPLVDALDGFVDATQGKVTGTVTVKFEGGQARPVGRESDYAVYSESAASFNTESVDGIAQEDATGVAKYHGFQSRLANEVAADAEAKKAELLADGSGDEGEEEQ, encoded by the coding sequence ATGACAGGAACATCCAAAGTCGCGCTCGCCTTCTCGGGCGGGCTCGACACCACCGTCTGCGTCCCGTTGCTCGAAGAGGAGTACGATTACGACGAAGTGATCGGCGTCACCGTGGACGTCGGCCAGCCAGCCGAAGAGTTCGCCGAGGCCGAGGAGACCGCCGAGGCGCTCGATTTAGACCACTACGTCGTCGACGCGAAGGCCGAGTTCGCCGAGCAGTGTCTCGACTCGGTGGCGGCCAACGCGACCTATCAGGGCTACCCACTCGGCACCGCGCTCGCGCGCCCGGTCATCGCCGACGCGATTCTGGAAGTCGCCGAGGACGAGGACTGCGGGGGAATCGCCCACGGTTGCACCGGCAAGGGTAACGACCAGTTGCGCTTCGAGGCGGTCTGGCGCGACTCGGACCTCGAAGTCATCGCGCCCGTCCGCGAACTCGGACTCACCCGCGAGTGGGAGATGGAGTACGCCGCCGAGAAAGACCTGCCCGTCGAGGGCGGCAACGAGGGCGACTGGAGCATCGACACCAACCTCTGGAGTCGCTCGGTCGAGGGCGCGAAGCTCGAAGACCCCGGCTACGTCCCGCCGGAGGACATCTACGAGTGGACCGAGACGCCCGGGGGGAAGGGCGTCGAGACCGTCGAGATCGCCTTCGAGGAGGGCAAGCCCGTCGCAGTCGACGGGGAAGAACTGCCTCCCGTCCAGCTCATCGAGTACCTCAACGACCTCGCGGGAAGCCACGGAGTCGGTCGCACCGACATGATGGAAGACCGCATGCTCGGCCTGAAGGTCCGCGAGAACTACGAGCATCCCGCCGCGACGACCCTCCTCAACGCCCACGAGGCCCTCGAAGGCCTCGTCCTCACGAAGGAAGAGCGCGACTTCAAGGCGCAGGTCGACGACCAGTGGGCCCAGAAGGCCTACGAGGGACTGCTCTCCGCCCCGCTCGTGGACGCCCTCGACGGATTCGTCGACGCCACACAGGGGAAGGTCACGGGCACCGTGACCGTGAAGTTCGAGGGCGGGCAGGCCCGCCCGGTCGGCCGCGAGAGCGACTACGCGGTCTACTCCGAGTCGGCCGCCTCGTTCAACACCGAATCCGTCGACGGCATCGCACAGGAGGACGCCACCGGCGTCGCGAAGTACCACGGCTTCCAGTCGCGGCTCGCCAACGAGGTCGCGGCCGACGCCGAGGCGAAGAAGGCGGAACTGCTCGCCGACGGGAGCGGCGACGAGGGCGAGGAGGAGCAGTAA
- the argH gene encoding argininosuccinate lyase, whose amino-acid sequence MAEEEPDTASDVVRRERFSGGPARGFLSSMDDDARIFAADLAVDRAHVVMLAEQGVVGDDEAATILAALDGVESAGFDTLPDGEDVHAAIETAVIDRVGDVGGKMHTARSRNDEVATCIRYRLREDVLGAVETTLALRESLADAASDHAETVMAGYTHLQPAQPTTVGHYLLSYERAVARDTERLLDAYGRVNRSPLGSAAFAGTPFDVSRERTAELLGFESVLDNSTDAVSTRDFLVEVVAALANLAATVSGFAEDLILFSNKGLVELSDDYASTSSIMPQKKNPDTLELVRGTAGDAAAGLNGLLTTLKGLPRAYNRDLQKATPHAWDAVDEVTEAVAVAAGAAATATWDEDALAESAGEGFATATGVADLLAMQGVPFRKAHEMVASAAQRAAESASGETASGASESGADYAALDAAAEAVLGDSLDAYVEREAVEAALDPEASVAARDSAGGPAPEAVAESLADADDAIETDADALAREREALAEADERLRAEVASYV is encoded by the coding sequence ATGGCCGAGGAGGAACCCGACACCGCGTCCGACGTGGTCCGTCGCGAGCGCTTCAGCGGCGGCCCCGCCCGCGGGTTCCTCTCCTCGATGGACGACGACGCGCGCATCTTCGCGGCCGACCTCGCGGTCGACCGCGCGCATGTGGTGATGCTCGCCGAGCAGGGCGTCGTCGGCGACGACGAGGCCGCGACGATCCTCGCCGCGCTGGACGGCGTGGAATCGGCGGGCTTCGACACGCTCCCCGACGGCGAGGACGTTCACGCCGCCATCGAGACCGCGGTCATCGACCGCGTCGGCGACGTGGGCGGGAAGATGCACACCGCCCGGAGCAGGAACGACGAGGTGGCGACCTGCATCCGGTATCGCCTGCGCGAGGACGTTCTCGGGGCGGTCGAGACCACGCTCGCGCTCCGCGAGTCGCTCGCCGACGCCGCGAGCGACCACGCCGAGACCGTAATGGCTGGCTACACCCATCTCCAGCCCGCACAGCCGACCACCGTGGGCCACTACCTGCTCTCGTACGAGCGGGCGGTGGCCCGCGACACCGAGCGCCTGCTCGACGCCTACGGCCGGGTGAACCGCTCGCCCCTCGGCTCGGCCGCGTTCGCGGGGACGCCCTTCGACGTGAGTCGGGAGCGCACCGCCGAGCTGTTGGGATTCGAGTCGGTCCTCGACAACTCCACGGACGCGGTCTCGACCCGCGACTTCCTCGTGGAGGTCGTCGCCGCGCTGGCGAACCTCGCGGCGACCGTCTCGGGGTTCGCGGAGGACCTCATACTCTTCTCGAACAAGGGCCTCGTCGAACTCTCGGACGACTACGCCTCGACTTCCTCCATCATGCCCCAGAAGAAGAACCCCGACACGCTCGAACTCGTTCGCGGGACCGCCGGGGACGCCGCCGCGGGGCTGAACGGTCTGCTGACGACGCTGAAGGGCCTGCCTCGCGCGTACAACCGCGACCTCCAGAAGGCGACCCCCCACGCGTGGGACGCCGTGGACGAGGTGACCGAGGCGGTCGCGGTCGCCGCCGGTGCGGCGGCGACCGCGACGTGGGACGAGGACGCGCTCGCCGAGTCGGCGGGCGAGGGCTTCGCGACCGCGACCGGGGTCGCCGACCTGCTGGCGATGCAGGGAGTTCCCTTCCGGAAGGCCCACGAGATGGTCGCCAGCGCGGCGCAACGCGCCGCGGAAAGCGCGAGCGGTGAAACCGCGAGCGGCGCGTCCGAGTCGGGTGCGGACTACGCCGCGCTCGACGCCGCCGCCGAGGCGGTCCTCGGCGACTCGCTCGACGCCTACGTCGAGCGCGAGGCGGTCGAGGCCGCGCTCGACCCCGAGGCGAGCGTGGCGGCCCGCGATTCGGCGGGCGGCCCCGCCCCCGAGGCGGTCGCCGAGAGTCTCGCTGACGCAGATGACGCTATCGAAACGGACGCCGACGCGCTCGCTCGCGAGCGCGAGGCGCTGGCCGAGGCCGACGAGAGACTCCGCGCGGAGGTGGCGAGCTATGTCTGA
- a CDS encoding aryl-sulfate sulfotransferase: MNLPSRPLSRRWLVRGVVALVVVLLVAPATISGVTYVLTDEDPGNLRASVDEPANGTTIISIQGFHFQGMANENKPARLVAVGPRGEVEWVHDGSGFDATWFYDVDPLDNGHLLVTATAEGETLVYELDPDTQERVWTERLPIADTHDVDLINDDELLVANMREDGKDDRLFVYNRTRGEIVWEWRFDDHYPEDVGGPSNDWTHVNDVDKIDEGEYLASPRNFDQVIVVNRSTDEIEMRLGEDDDHDTLYEQHNPMYLESEDGDPTVLVADSENDRIVEYEREGGGDGETGTDGEWTRTWSIGTEGLSWPRDADRLPDGDTLVVDTMNQRVFETTPEGEVVWEFRAPWAPYDVERMQLGDEPGGPTATDMNASGDHDLTGSSLSVRDGEGVSFWTVETFEDTPVEAQATEFARTWAHVTPWIRPVWMTGWEFLALMVGSVAVVGWGLGEVVYQRRRIRRGVSSLTGKVTEWNDRRGAE; this comes from the coding sequence ATGAACCTCCCGAGTCGCCCGCTCTCGCGGCGATGGCTGGTCCGCGGGGTCGTCGCGCTGGTCGTCGTTCTCCTCGTCGCGCCCGCGACCATCTCGGGCGTGACCTACGTCCTCACCGACGAGGACCCCGGGAACCTCCGGGCGTCGGTCGACGAGCCCGCGAACGGAACGACCATCATCTCGATTCAGGGCTTTCACTTCCAGGGGATGGCCAACGAGAACAAGCCCGCGCGCCTCGTCGCGGTCGGCCCCCGCGGCGAGGTCGAGTGGGTCCACGACGGCTCCGGGTTCGACGCGACGTGGTTCTACGACGTGGACCCCCTCGACAACGGACACCTGCTCGTGACCGCCACCGCGGAGGGCGAGACGCTGGTGTACGAACTCGACCCCGACACCCAGGAGCGCGTCTGGACCGAGCGGCTCCCAATCGCCGACACCCACGACGTGGACCTCATCAACGACGACGAACTGCTGGTCGCCAACATGCGCGAGGACGGCAAGGACGACCGGCTGTTCGTCTACAACCGGACGCGGGGCGAAATCGTCTGGGAGTGGCGCTTCGACGACCACTACCCCGAGGACGTGGGCGGCCCCTCGAACGACTGGACCCACGTCAACGACGTGGACAAGATAGACGAGGGCGAGTACCTCGCCTCGCCCCGGAACTTCGACCAGGTCATCGTCGTGAATCGCTCGACCGACGAGATAGAGATGCGACTCGGCGAAGACGACGACCACGACACCCTCTACGAGCAACACAACCCGATGTACCTCGAAAGCGAGGACGGCGACCCGACCGTCCTCGTCGCCGACAGCGAGAACGACCGCATCGTCGAGTACGAGCGCGAGGGCGGCGGGGACGGCGAGACGGGGACCGACGGCGAGTGGACTCGGACGTGGAGCATCGGAACCGAGGGCCTCAGCTGGCCCCGCGACGCCGACCGACTGCCCGACGGCGACACCCTCGTCGTGGACACGATGAACCAGCGCGTGTTCGAGACCACGCCCGAGGGCGAGGTCGTCTGGGAGTTCCGCGCACCGTGGGCACCCTACGACGTCGAGCGGATGCAGCTGGGCGACGAACCCGGCGGCCCGACCGCCACCGACATGAACGCGTCCGGCGACCACGACCTGACCGGGAGTAGCCTGTCGGTCCGAGACGGCGAGGGCGTCTCGTTCTGGACGGTCGAGACGTTCGAGGACACGCCGGTCGAGGCGCAGGCCACCGAGTTCGCCCGGACGTGGGCCCACGTCACGCCGTGGATTCGGCCCGTGTGGATGACCGGCTGGGAGTTCCTCGCGCTCATGGTCGGTAGCGTCGCGGTGGTCGGCTGGGGCCTCGGCGAAGTCGTGTACCAGCGCCGCCGGATTCGACGCGGGGTCTCGTCGCTCACCGGGAAGGTGACCGAGTGGAACGACCGGCGCGGCGCGGAGTGA
- the lysW gene encoding lysine biosynthesis protein LysW: MAECVQCGADVTLHDDAEVGEIVDCTTCGAELEIVERAPPVLDRAPELEEDWGE; encoded by the coding sequence ATGGCAGAATGCGTACAGTGCGGGGCCGACGTGACCCTGCACGACGACGCGGAAGTCGGAGAGATAGTCGACTGCACCACCTGCGGCGCGGAACTGGAGATCGTCGAGCGAGCCCCGCCAGTCCTCGACCGAGCCCCCGAGCTCGAAGAGGACTGGGGGGAGTAA
- a CDS encoding glutathione S-transferase N-terminal domain-containing protein: MANLELYELDGCPYCAKVVNKLDELGLDYESHEVASSHAERDEVEAVSGQTGVPVLVDEENGVEGMAESDDIVAYLEETYGDGAA; this comes from the coding sequence ATGGCGAACCTCGAACTGTACGAACTCGACGGCTGTCCCTACTGCGCGAAGGTCGTGAACAAGCTCGACGAACTCGGCCTCGACTACGAGTCCCACGAGGTCGCCTCCTCGCACGCCGAGCGCGACGAGGTAGAGGCGGTCAGCGGTCAGACCGGCGTGCCGGTGCTGGTCGACGAGGAGAATGGCGTCGAGGGGATGGCCGAGAGCGACGACATCGTGGCGTATCTCGAAGAGACGTACGGCGACGGCGCGGCGTAG
- a CDS encoding transcriptional regulator: MSRSALVGNVTAMLEDAGFSVSDRCAIRPKSFDVAARRGRDLLLLKVLANVDAFDGATGLEMRRLGEYLDATPLVVGLRTRDEDLEPGVVYFRHGVPVFSPDTAMELFVEDMAPLVYAAPGGLYVNIDGDILRDEREERGWSLGQLASELGVSRRTVSKYEDGMNASVEVALELEEMFEDDLTSPVDVLDGAEEVREGDPTPEDPEPESDDERIVTVLTRAGFEVHPTIRAPFKTVSEDEDSHENVLTGHSAFTKAAEKRARIMSSIGRVAHTRSVYFVDEAKRENVDGTGLVEREELEDIDDPDELRDLIRERAEGPA, translated from the coding sequence ATGTCCCGGTCCGCACTGGTCGGGAACGTGACCGCGATGCTGGAGGACGCGGGGTTCTCCGTGAGCGACCGGTGTGCGATCCGGCCCAAGAGCTTCGACGTGGCGGCGCGACGCGGTCGGGACCTGTTGCTGTTGAAGGTGCTGGCGAACGTCGACGCGTTCGACGGCGCGACCGGACTGGAGATGCGGCGGCTCGGCGAGTACCTCGACGCCACGCCGCTGGTCGTCGGCCTCCGGACCCGCGACGAGGACCTCGAACCGGGCGTCGTCTACTTCCGCCACGGCGTCCCCGTCTTCAGCCCCGACACGGCGATGGAGCTGTTCGTCGAGGACATGGCACCGCTGGTCTACGCCGCGCCGGGCGGCCTCTACGTCAACATCGACGGCGACATCCTCCGCGACGAGCGCGAGGAGCGCGGCTGGAGCCTCGGCCAACTCGCCTCGGAACTCGGCGTCTCGCGGCGCACCGTCTCGAAGTACGAGGACGGCATGAACGCCAGCGTCGAGGTGGCGCTCGAACTCGAAGAGATGTTCGAGGACGACCTCACCAGTCCCGTCGACGTGCTCGACGGGGCCGAGGAGGTCCGAGAGGGCGACCCCACCCCGGAGGACCCCGAACCCGAGAGCGACGACGAGCGCATCGTCACCGTGCTGACCCGCGCGGGCTTCGAGGTCCACCCCACGATTCGGGCACCCTTCAAGACGGTCAGCGAGGACGAGGACAGCCACGAGAACGTCCTGACCGGCCACTCGGCGTTCACCAAGGCCGCCGAGAAGCGCGCCCGCATCATGAGCTCTATCGGCCGCGTCGCTCACACCCGGTCGGTCTACTTCGTCGACGAGGCCAAGCGCGAGAACGTCGACGGGACCGGACTGGTCGAACGCGAGGAACTGGAGGACATCGACGACCCCGACGAGCTACGGGATCTGATTCGCGAACGGGCCGAGGGACCGGCCTGA
- a CDS encoding 2'-5' RNA ligase family protein, whose product MYSVGVPIPGAVERLAEDLRPLLLDFDSIRDRHTLVCKRLGEAPPGGVARLREQVRTALVGAPAFEARISGIDYFEYPTRGEGPVVYLDVESPGLLGVHDRLIRAFSVVDELEGDDYTPHVTLARGGSVEAAERLADREIAPVTWTVSQLLLWDATYEEAVTRFSLPA is encoded by the coding sequence GTGTACAGCGTCGGCGTTCCGATTCCGGGCGCGGTCGAGCGACTCGCGGAGGACCTCCGCCCCCTCCTGCTCGACTTCGACTCGATTCGCGACCGCCACACCCTCGTCTGCAAGCGCCTCGGCGAGGCCCCGCCGGGCGGGGTGGCGCGACTCCGCGAGCAGGTCCGGACCGCGCTCGTCGGCGCGCCCGCGTTCGAGGCCCGAATCTCGGGCATCGACTACTTCGAGTACCCGACCCGCGGCGAGGGGCCGGTGGTCTACCTCGACGTCGAGAGTCCCGGACTCCTCGGCGTCCACGACCGACTGATCCGGGCGTTCTCGGTCGTGGACGAACTGGAGGGCGACGACTACACGCCCCACGTCACGCTGGCGCGGGGCGGGTCGGTCGAGGCGGCCGAGCGACTCGCCGACCGCGAGATAGCGCCCGTGACGTGGACCGTCTCACAGCTACTGCTCTGGGACGCGACCTACGAGGAGGCGGTCACGAGGTTCTCGCTTCCGGCCTGA
- the argC gene encoding N-acetyl-gamma-glutamyl-phosphate reductase, with product MPVTDETSGATDAADAEASAASGETAGDAETLTATVVGGSGFAGGELLRLLAGHPNFDLADATSRGYAGKSVGSVHPNLRGTDLRFSDPADLDAVDVLFAATPHGVSMSQIDDFFDAADTVVDLSADFRLNTEAQYEEWYDGHDAPELLDKSVYALPELHREDLPGADLIAAGGCNATATILGLSPLFEAGILDGGSSVVADVKVGSSEGGAGASEAGSHPERSGVVRPYAPTGHRHEAEIEQELGASVSFTAHAVDMVRGAAATCHTFPTSPVSTGDLWTAFREAYEDEPFVRLQSGGSGVYRYPEPKAVAGTNMAEVGFEVDPRNGRVVVFSAIDNLVKGTAGQAVHAANIALGFEETAGLEFQGLHPVGSP from the coding sequence ATGCCCGTCACGGACGAAACGAGCGGCGCGACCGACGCGGCCGACGCCGAAGCGTCGGCCGCGTCGGGAGAGACAGCCGGGGACGCCGAAACCCTGACCGCCACCGTGGTCGGCGGGTCGGGGTTCGCTGGCGGCGAACTCCTCCGCCTCCTCGCTGGCCACCCGAACTTCGACCTCGCGGACGCGACCAGCCGCGGGTACGCCGGGAAGTCGGTCGGGTCGGTCCACCCGAACCTCCGGGGGACCGACCTCCGCTTTTCGGACCCCGCCGACCTCGACGCGGTGGACGTGCTGTTCGCGGCGACGCCCCACGGCGTCTCGATGAGCCAGATAGACGATTTCTTCGACGCCGCCGACACCGTGGTCGATTTGAGCGCCGACTTCCGGCTGAACACAGAGGCGCAGTACGAGGAGTGGTACGACGGCCACGACGCGCCAGAACTCCTCGATAAATCGGTCTACGCCCTGCCGGAACTCCACCGCGAGGACCTGCCGGGCGCGGACCTTATCGCCGCGGGGGGATGCAACGCCACCGCGACCATCCTCGGCCTCTCCCCCCTGTTCGAGGCGGGGATTCTGGACGGCGGTTCGAGCGTCGTCGCCGACGTGAAGGTCGGCTCCTCGGAGGGCGGCGCGGGCGCGAGCGAGGCCGGGAGCCACCCCGAGCGCTCGGGCGTGGTCCGGCCCTACGCGCCGACCGGCCACCGCCACGAGGCCGAAATCGAGCAGGAACTCGGCGCGTCGGTCTCGTTCACGGCCCACGCCGTGGACATGGTCCGGGGCGCGGCCGCGACCTGCCACACGTTCCCGACCTCACCCGTCTCGACCGGCGACCTCTGGACCGCCTTCCGCGAGGCCTACGAGGACGAACCGTTCGTCCGGCTCCAGTCGGGCGGGAGCGGGGTCTATCGCTACCCCGAACCCAAGGCGGTCGCGGGGACGAATATGGCCGAAGTTGGGTTCGAGGTGGACCCCCGGAACGGCAGGGTGGTCGTGTTCAGCGCCATCGACAATCTGGTGAAAGGCACGGCCGGGCAGGCGGTCCACGCCGCCAATATCGCGCTCGGCTTCGAGGAGACCGCGGGACTCGAATTTCAGGGACTCCACCCGGTGGGAAGTCCATGA
- a CDS encoding acetylglutamate/acetylaminoadipate kinase, producing the protein MTDTEYTEEELEAAHAELIDNDLGDDGLRTDGGKVEDESAPVVVKVGGARAVDPAGALADVAHLVANGEDVVVVHGGSTAVDDTLERMGEQPEYVETPGGVVGRFTDETAMEVFEMVLPGKLNTDLVAGLQNEGVNAVGLSGVDGKLLTGPRKSAVKVLEDGRKKIKRGDHSGKIESVNADLLETLLAGNYVPVVTVPALGEERGASSTGRGGGGGTAEAFTPVNADADRAAAAVAAALGGELVVLTDVAGVYEDPDDSDTLVESVGTPAELEAAEDAAEGFMTKKVMAAVEALESGAASVTVADANNRDPITAARTGHGTTFEPGAVR; encoded by the coding sequence ATGACCGACACCGAGTACACCGAGGAGGAGCTGGAAGCGGCCCACGCCGAACTCATCGACAACGACCTCGGCGACGACGGACTCCGGACCGACGGCGGAAAAGTGGAAGACGAGAGCGCCCCCGTCGTGGTGAAAGTCGGCGGCGCGCGGGCCGTCGACCCGGCGGGCGCGCTCGCCGACGTCGCCCACCTCGTTGCGAACGGCGAGGACGTGGTGGTCGTCCACGGCGGTTCGACCGCCGTGGACGACACCTTAGAGCGAATGGGCGAGCAACCCGAGTACGTCGAGACCCCGGGCGGCGTGGTGGGTCGGTTCACCGACGAGACCGCGATGGAGGTGTTCGAGATGGTCCTGCCCGGCAAGCTCAACACCGACCTCGTCGCCGGACTCCAGAACGAGGGCGTCAACGCCGTGGGGCTGTCGGGCGTGGACGGCAAGCTCCTAACCGGCCCGCGCAAGTCGGCGGTCAAGGTGCTCGAAGACGGCCGCAAGAAGATAAAGCGCGGCGACCACTCGGGCAAGATCGAGTCGGTCAACGCCGACCTGCTGGAGACCCTGCTCGCGGGGAACTACGTACCGGTCGTGACCGTGCCCGCGCTGGGGGAGGAGCGCGGCGCGTCTTCGACGGGCCGCGGCGGAGGCGGTGGAACCGCCGAAGCCTTCACGCCAGTCAACGCCGACGCCGACCGCGCGGCCGCCGCAGTCGCGGCCGCGCTCGGCGGCGAACTCGTGGTGCTGACCGACGTGGCGGGCGTCTACGAGGACCCCGACGACTCGGACACGCTGGTCGAGTCGGTCGGGACGCCCGCCGAGTTGGAGGCCGCCGAGGACGCCGCCGAGGGGTTCATGACGAAGAAGGTCATGGCCGCCGTGGAGGCGCTGGAGAGCGGCGCGGCCTCGGTCACGGTCGCCGACGCGAACAACCGCGACCCCATCACCGCCGCGCGGACCGGCCACGGGACGACGTTCGAACCGGGGGCGGTCAGGTGA